The following are from one region of the Amedibacterium intestinale genome:
- the aroA gene encoding 3-phosphoshikimate 1-carboxyvinyltransferase, which translates to MKVKIKPSTCSGSITIPPSKSMAHRAIICASLTNGHSVISNVDYSQDILATIQGMRKLGALIKQDGHTLHIDGICDFQHIKDTHIHCKESGSTLRFFIPIFSLCNQPITFSGEGRLMQRPQKVYEEIFQKQGLPFLQNNDEICISSSLKPDNFVLKGDISSQFISGLLFTLPLLKEDSTIQILPPFESRSYVQLTLQMLEAFGIHAYFKEENLIYIPGNQTYKPCNYTVEGDFSQFAFFAVLASIQNDLYIKGVNPSSRQGDKQILTILKDFGIQVEEKKEGYLVRKGIPKGSYIDLGNCPDLGPILCVLGMYAQKETHIAHAKRLRMKESDRILAMEEELHKFHVDIRSGEDDIYIKGNQTYVCEKELYGHNDHRIVMALCIAGLCANKEIIIDGAQAINKSYPSFFEDIISIQGKVEYI; encoded by the coding sequence ATGAAAGTAAAAATTAAACCTTCTACATGCAGTGGAAGCATCACGATACCACCAAGCAAAAGCATGGCCCATCGTGCCATCATATGTGCTTCTTTAACAAACGGCCATAGCGTAATATCCAATGTAGACTACTCCCAAGACATTCTTGCGACAATCCAAGGTATGCGAAAGTTAGGAGCGCTCATCAAACAAGACGGACATACGCTTCATATTGATGGAATTTGTGATTTTCAACATATAAAGGACACGCATATTCATTGTAAGGAATCTGGTTCCACCCTGCGTTTTTTTATTCCGATTTTTTCCCTATGTAATCAACCCATCACCTTTAGCGGAGAAGGAAGACTTATGCAGCGCCCACAAAAAGTATACGAAGAAATCTTTCAAAAACAAGGTTTGCCTTTCCTTCAAAACAATGATGAAATATGTATATCCTCTTCGCTTAAACCAGACAACTTTGTATTAAAAGGAGATATTAGTTCTCAGTTTATCAGTGGACTATTATTTACACTTCCTTTATTAAAAGAAGATTCTACGATTCAAATTCTTCCCCCTTTTGAATCTCGATCTTATGTACAATTAACATTGCAGATGTTAGAAGCCTTTGGAATTCATGCTTACTTTAAAGAAGAAAATCTTATCTATATACCAGGCAATCAAACATATAAACCATGTAACTATACCGTAGAAGGAGATTTCTCTCAATTTGCCTTTTTTGCTGTACTTGCCTCTATACAAAATGATTTATATATCAAAGGAGTCAATCCATCATCTAGGCAGGGGGATAAACAAATACTGACAATTTTAAAAGACTTTGGTATACAAGTAGAAGAAAAAAAAGAAGGTTATCTTGTACGTAAAGGAATCCCTAAAGGTTCCTATATTGATTTAGGAAACTGTCCAGATTTAGGACCAATTTTATGTGTACTTGGTATGTATGCACAAAAGGAAACACATATTGCACATGCGAAAAGACTGCGTATGAAAGAAAGTGATCGTATTTTGGCAATGGAAGAAGAACTCCATAAGTTTCATGTCGATATACGATCTGGTGAAGATGATATTTATATAAAAGGAAATCAAACATATGTTTGTGAAAAAGAACTGTATGGACATAATGATCATCGCATCGTTATGGCATTATGTATCGCAGGATTATGTGCAAATAAAGAAATAATCATAGATGGTGCACAAGCTATCAATAAAAGTTATCCTTCCTTTTTTGAAGATATTATTTCCATACAAGGAAAGGTGGAATATATATGA
- the aroC gene encoding chorismate synthase — translation MKNTFGNQLSVTIFGESHGDCIGAVMDGLAPGIALDLDFIKQQMEKRKAKGNISTQRKEADEIHIVSGYFEGYTTGTPLTILIENTNTRSHDYEKTKNRLRPSHADYTADIKYLGYQDYRGGGHFSGRLTAVLVAAGAIAMQVLKEKGILIGSHILQCHHIKDDKFSTKEDILEEQISQMNQCDFALLNQKKAEEMRKVIEEAAMQGDSVGGIIETCVLHMPEGIGEPFFDSIESHISHLLFSVPAVKGVEFGEGFDFAKLYGSEANDAILFDGKVKTATNHNGGINGGISNGMPICIRSVIKPTPSIYKQQDTIDKETHEPVKLQIQGRHDPAIIHRARVVIDSMVAIGLLDLIMERESTLSMLHNRKRK, via the coding sequence ATGAAAAATACATTTGGAAATCAATTAAGTGTGACAATATTTGGGGAAAGTCATGGCGATTGTATTGGTGCTGTCATGGATGGCTTAGCCCCAGGAATTGCCTTAGATTTGGATTTTATAAAACAGCAGATGGAAAAAAGAAAAGCAAAAGGAAACATCAGCACACAGCGAAAAGAAGCAGATGAAATTCATATCGTCAGTGGTTATTTTGAAGGATATACAACAGGTACACCCCTAACGATTCTTATTGAAAATACAAACACAAGAAGTCATGACTACGAAAAGACAAAAAACCGTCTTCGTCCTTCTCATGCAGATTATACAGCAGATATCAAATATCTGGGATACCAGGATTATCGAGGCGGCGGTCATTTTAGTGGAAGATTAACAGCTGTTCTTGTGGCTGCAGGTGCGATTGCCATGCAGGTTTTAAAAGAAAAAGGAATTCTAATTGGAAGTCATATCTTACAGTGTCATCATATCAAAGATGATAAATTTTCCACAAAAGAAGATATATTAGAAGAGCAGATATCACAAATGAACCAGTGTGATTTTGCGCTATTAAATCAAAAGAAAGCAGAAGAAATGCGCAAAGTCATAGAAGAAGCTGCCATGCAGGGGGATAGTGTTGGAGGAATCATTGAAACATGTGTCTTGCATATGCCAGAAGGAATCGGAGAGCCTTTCTTTGATTCTATAGAAAGTCACATATCTCATCTACTGTTTAGTGTGCCGGCAGTAAAAGGAGTAGAATTTGGAGAAGGTTTTGATTTTGCGAAGCTTTATGGAAGTGAGGCAAATGATGCGATATTGTTTGATGGAAAGGTAAAAACCGCTACCAACCATAATGGAGGAATCAATGGAGGAATTTCCAATGGAATGCCGATTTGTATCCGCAGTGTTATCAAACCTACTCCATCTATTTATAAACAGCAGGATACAATTGATAAAGAAACACATGAACCTGTAAAACTGCAGATTCAGGGAAGACATGATCCAGCTATCATACATCGTGCGCGTGTTGTAATTGACAGTATGGTTGCCATAGGGTTATTAGATCTTATCATGGAAAGAGAATCAACCCTTTCCATGTTGCACAACAGAAAAAGAAAGTAG
- a CDS encoding LrgB family protein, with protein sequence MEHFFIQSAFFSLFISLIAYQIGLYLKKRTGFALCNPLLIAVILVILLLSLLDIEYESYKKGTNILSMLLTPATICLAVPLYEQVHLLKKHSTAVLAGVISGAVGSMASVAILSFLFHLSHTHYVTLLPKSITTAIGMDISQEFGGIVTITVTVIIITGIIGNVIAQPLCKLFRIHHPIAKGIAIGSSSHAIGTVKAMEMGEIEGAMSSLAIVVSGIITVFLFPIFNSFL encoded by the coding sequence ATGGAACATTTTTTTATACAATCTGCCTTTTTCTCTCTTTTTATTAGTCTGATTGCATATCAGATTGGTTTATATTTAAAAAAGCGAACTGGATTTGCCTTATGCAATCCATTACTGATTGCAGTTATTCTTGTTATTCTGCTGTTATCCTTACTGGATATTGAATATGAAAGCTATAAAAAAGGAACTAACATTTTAAGCATGCTTTTAACTCCGGCAACTATATGTCTTGCTGTTCCTTTATATGAACAAGTTCATTTATTAAAAAAACATTCGACTGCTGTATTGGCAGGTGTCATTAGTGGAGCTGTTGGAAGTATGGCATCTGTTGCTATTTTATCTTTCCTTTTTCATTTATCTCATACGCATTATGTAACTTTATTGCCAAAATCTATTACAACAGCTATCGGTATGGATATTTCACAGGAATTTGGCGGTATCGTGACTATCACAGTAACTGTCATCATTATTACTGGAATCATTGGAAATGTCATTGCACAGCCTTTATGCAAGCTATTTCGTATTCATCATCCTATTGCCAAAGGTATTGCCATTGGAAGCAGTTCTCATGCGATTGGAACTGTTAAAGCTATGGAAATGGGAGAAATTGAAGGTGCTATGTCCAGTTTAGCTATTGTCGTTTCTGGTATCATAACCGTATTCTTGTTTCCTATTTTTAATTCTTTCTTATAA
- a CDS encoding CidA/LrgA family protein, translating into MKYLKQICILMGITFLAELIHILLPFPIPASIYGLFLLFILLSTKLLKIDDIRETAKFLIDFMPIMFIPAAVAIMDSWIELSPVLHAVIWITILTTTIVMVLSGHVTQFVIKKKGE; encoded by the coding sequence ATGAAATATTTAAAACAAATCTGTATTCTTATGGGAATTACCTTTCTTGCAGAGCTTATTCATATCTTGTTGCCTTTTCCGATACCTGCAAGTATCTATGGTCTTTTCCTTCTCTTTATCTTATTATCAACAAAGCTTCTAAAAATAGATGATATACGTGAAACCGCAAAATTTCTAATTGATTTTATGCCAATTATGTTTATCCCAGCTGCTGTCGCAATTATGGATTCATGGATAGAATTAAGTCCTGTTTTACATGCTGTAATATGGATTACGATATTAACTACTACCATTGTCATGGTTTTATCAGGACATGTGACACAGTTTGTAATTAAGAAAAAAGGAGAATAA
- the lepB gene encoding signal peptidase I, translating to MEENNIEIHSKKKSRFVYELLDLLKTFLICFVIVFLFTQFLLKPVHVDGDSMYPTLKDEEVGFVNIFSAKHLGIHRFDVVVVHHEETDDNWVKRVIGLPHDTIYAKDDVLYINGEPQEEPYLNTSYVKSIRAQGRKFTEDFGPITLKDDEYFVMGDNRVVSHDSRAVGPFHKEDIIGKNAYILYPFNEMKIVNNPMN from the coding sequence ATGGAAGAAAACAATATCGAAATTCATTCAAAGAAAAAATCACGTTTTGTATATGAACTCCTTGATCTTTTAAAAACCTTTTTAATTTGTTTTGTTATTGTCTTTCTGTTTACACAGTTTCTTCTAAAACCTGTACATGTAGATGGAGACAGCATGTATCCAACACTAAAAGATGAGGAAGTTGGATTTGTTAATATTTTTAGCGCAAAACATCTTGGAATCCATCGCTTTGATGTTGTGGTTGTTCATCATGAAGAAACAGATGATAATTGGGTAAAACGTGTCATTGGTCTTCCGCATGATACGATTTATGCAAAAGATGATGTTCTATATATCAATGGAGAGCCACAGGAAGAGCCCTATTTAAATACTTCCTATGTAAAAAGCATTCGTGCACAGGGAAGAAAGTTTACAGAAGATTTTGGACCAATTACCTTAAAGGATGATGAATATTTTGTGATGGGAGACAATCGTGTTGTATCTCATGATTCAAGGGCAGTAGGACCTTTTCATAAAGAAGACATCATAGGGAAAAATGCTTATATTTTATATCCCTTTAATGAAATGAAAATTGTAAATAATCCAATGAACTAA
- a CDS encoding undecaprenyl diphosphate synthase family protein, whose amino-acid sequence MRIPKHIAIIPDGNRRWAQGHQMKKKDGYQKGLFPGVQVLRKAKEYGISEITYYGFTTDNCKRPKEQKEAFQKACVDAWRLIKEEGNVSLLVVGNTESGNFPEELREYTTRKEIGKPEIKVNFLVNYGWDWDLSGIEKGKGPNSKEISRIDLIIRWGNMRRLSGMLPIQSVYADFYVVERLWPDYQDKDFDDAIVWYDQQDVTLGG is encoded by the coding sequence TTGAGAATACCAAAACATATCGCAATTATACCAGATGGGAATCGAAGATGGGCACAAGGACATCAAATGAAGAAAAAAGATGGCTATCAAAAAGGATTGTTTCCTGGTGTACAGGTTTTAAGAAAAGCGAAAGAATATGGAATATCTGAAATCACATATTATGGTTTTACAACCGATAACTGCAAAAGACCAAAAGAACAGAAAGAAGCGTTTCAAAAAGCATGTGTGGATGCATGGCGATTGATCAAAGAGGAAGGAAATGTTTCTCTTCTTGTTGTTGGAAATACAGAATCAGGAAACTTTCCAGAAGAATTACGAGAATATACAACAAGAAAAGAGATTGGAAAACCGGAAATAAAAGTAAATTTTTTAGTGAATTATGGATGGGATTGGGATTTGTCAGGTATAGAGAAAGGAAAAGGTCCAAATTCTAAAGAGATTTCAAGAATAGATTTAATTATTCGCTGGGGCAATATGAGAAGATTATCTGGCATGCTTCCGATACAATCGGTATATGCAGATTTTTATGTTGTGGAACGTCTATGGCCAGATTATCAGGATAAAGATTTTGATGATGCGATTGTCTGGTATGATCAGCAGGATGTCACATTAGGAGGATAG
- the aroB gene encoding 3-dehydroquinate synthase: protein MKLHVDLKENGYDIILERGCLYRVSDYIDLKRKVMIITDDGVPLSYAKTVQEQCQKGYIHIIKQGEESKSLSVFQELCEDLLSHGFSRKDCIVALGGGVVGDVSGYVAASYMRGIDVIQIPTTTLSQIDSSIGGKVAINLQEVKNIIGAFYQPKAVFIDPDTLKTLPIRHFRNGLVEALKAGLIQDKELFALFESESIEEHLEDILYRSLLVKKKVVEQDEKELGLRKILNFGHTIGHAIESYYHLDSYLHGECVSMGMLYFIEDEKLKERVFNVYKKLHMPALPSFDKEKVYQLLCKDKKANGDTITIVKVKECGKAVLEDMHLEDIKKYL, encoded by the coding sequence ATGAAACTTCATGTAGATTTAAAAGAAAACGGTTATGATATTATTTTGGAAAGAGGATGTCTGTATCGAGTTAGTGATTATATAGATTTAAAACGTAAAGTAATGATCATTACAGATGATGGTGTTCCTTTATCTTATGCCAAGACGGTACAGGAACAATGTCAGAAAGGCTATATCCATATCATAAAACAAGGAGAAGAATCCAAAAGCCTGTCTGTTTTTCAAGAGTTGTGTGAGGATTTATTATCGCATGGATTTTCTAGAAAAGACTGTATTGTTGCCTTAGGCGGAGGTGTAGTAGGTGATGTCAGCGGTTATGTAGCCGCAAGTTATATGCGTGGTATTGATGTTATTCAGATTCCTACAACGACCCTGTCACAAATTGACAGCAGCATTGGTGGAAAAGTCGCAATCAATCTACAGGAAGTAAAAAATATCATTGGGGCATTTTATCAGCCTAAAGCCGTCTTTATTGATCCAGATACCTTAAAAACCCTTCCTATCCGTCATTTTCGAAATGGTCTTGTAGAAGCCTTGAAAGCAGGTCTTATACAGGATAAAGAGCTATTTGCCCTATTTGAAAGTGAATCTATCGAAGAACATTTGGAAGATATTCTTTATCGTTCCCTGCTTGTAAAGAAAAAAGTTGTAGAACAAGATGAAAAAGAATTAGGGTTACGTAAAATTTTAAACTTTGGACATACGATTGGACATGCGATTGAAAGTTATTATCATTTAGATAGCTACCTGCATGGAGAATGTGTATCCATGGGAATGTTATATTTTATAGAAGATGAAAAATTAAAAGAAAGAGTATTCAATGTTTATAAAAAACTGCATATGCCTGCTTTACCCTCTTTTGACAAAGAAAAAGTATATCAGCTTTTATGCAAAGATAAAAAAGCAAATGGAGATACAATTACGATAGTTAAAGTCAAAGAATGTGGAAAAGCAGTCTTAGAGGATATGCATCTTGAAGATATTAAGAAATATTTATAA
- the aroF gene encoding 3-deoxy-7-phosphoheptulonate synthase, whose amino-acid sequence MIISMKKHASKKDIEHVMQKFKDAGLQIHESIGENYNVFGIVGDTSCIDIDQIEANPYVEHVQRIAAPYKLANRMFHPQDTIVDVNGIHIGGKKPIVVIGGPCSVESEEMIERIAYKVKEAGACMLRGGAYKPRTSPYAFQGMGTQGILAMEKAGKKTGLPIVSELMSADKLDEFIEHVDVIQIGARNMQNFDLLKAVGKTKKPILLKRGLANTIEEWIMAAEYILSEGNPNVIFCERGIRTFEPYTRNTLDLSVIPIIKEKTHLPIIIDPSHATGDWKLVESASLAAIAAGADGLIIEVHDDPENAMSDGVQSLLPEKFDALVEKGRKIAHVLGRDLL is encoded by the coding sequence ATGATTATCTCTATGAAAAAACATGCTTCAAAAAAAGATATAGAGCATGTAATGCAGAAATTTAAAGATGCAGGATTACAAATACATGAAAGTATAGGAGAAAACTATAATGTATTTGGCATTGTTGGAGATACTTCCTGTATTGATATAGATCAAATAGAAGCCAATCCTTATGTAGAACATGTACAGCGAATTGCGGCACCTTATAAGCTTGCGAACCGTATGTTTCATCCACAGGATACTATCGTGGATGTAAATGGTATTCACATTGGCGGAAAAAAACCAATCGTTGTCATTGGAGGACCTTGCAGTGTAGAAAGTGAAGAAATGATTGAACGTATCGCCTATAAAGTAAAAGAAGCAGGTGCGTGTATGCTTCGTGGTGGTGCCTACAAACCTCGTACTTCTCCTTATGCTTTTCAAGGTATGGGAACACAAGGGATTCTCGCCATGGAAAAAGCAGGTAAAAAAACTGGACTTCCTATCGTTAGTGAGCTTATGAGTGCAGATAAGCTGGATGAATTCATCGAACATGTCGATGTCATTCAAATTGGTGCTCGCAATATGCAAAACTTTGACTTGTTAAAAGCTGTAGGAAAAACAAAAAAACCAATCCTTTTAAAAAGAGGACTTGCCAACACAATTGAAGAATGGATCATGGCAGCAGAATACATCCTGTCAGAAGGAAATCCAAATGTTATCTTCTGTGAGCGAGGCATACGAACCTTTGAACCATACACAAGAAATACATTAGATCTTAGTGTCATTCCTATCATCAAAGAAAAAACACACCTGCCGATCATCATAGATCCAAGCCATGCCACAGGAGACTGGAAACTGGTAGAATCTGCCTCTTTGGCAGCCATCGCAGCAGGTGCAGATGGACTTATCATTGAGGTTCATGATGATCCAGAAAATGCGATGAGTGATGGTGTACAAAGTTTACTTCCAGAAAAATTTGATGCATTAGTAGAAAAAGGAAGAAAGATTGCACATGTTTTAGGGAGGGATCTTTTATGA
- a CDS encoding pyridoxal phosphate-dependent aminotransferase, translating to MSFVKTKVDMTPIEDTVFAIVKKAKEAKAKIGAENVVDATIGSLYNEEGSIVAFESVFTPYDQIAKETKAAYAGSFVGNESYRKQVYDWIVKPSGSTLEHSVIATPGGTGAVALTLQEILDEGESVLLPEIAWGSYKLMAAMDNLKVKTYSLFEENHFNISDFQKKCEEILETQKKLLVVLNDPCHNPTGYSLTKEEWEEVVRILNACAKKAPVILLNDIAYIDYSYDVDHSRDYIKTFDAFNENVFVVIAFSCSKSLTSYGLRCGAAILMAKTKEAVRSVEIVFEKAARATWSNIPNAAMDNFTFVTTDNHNAYMKEKEFYIKLLKERSEIFVEEAKACGLSCYPYKEGFFVTVKMEDNNIRDEFHEALMQNHIYTVKVNKGIRVAVCSLSVEKCKGLAKRMADILNNLS from the coding sequence ATGAGTTTTGTGAAAACAAAGGTGGATATGACACCGATTGAAGACACAGTCTTTGCGATTGTAAAAAAAGCAAAAGAAGCAAAAGCAAAAATAGGAGCAGAAAATGTCGTTGATGCAACGATTGGTTCTTTGTATAACGAGGAAGGAAGTATCGTTGCTTTTGAAAGTGTATTTACACCATATGATCAAATTGCGAAAGAAACAAAGGCAGCGTATGCAGGAAGCTTTGTAGGAAATGAGTCTTATCGTAAACAGGTATATGACTGGATCGTAAAGCCAAGTGGTTCTACATTGGAACATAGTGTAATTGCGACTCCTGGAGGAACTGGTGCTGTCGCATTGACACTGCAGGAAATATTAGATGAAGGAGAGAGTGTGTTATTGCCTGAAATCGCATGGGGAAGCTATAAGCTTATGGCTGCGATGGATAATTTAAAAGTAAAAACATATTCTTTATTTGAAGAAAATCATTTTAATATTTCTGATTTTCAAAAGAAATGTGAAGAAATACTAGAAACACAAAAAAAACTTCTCGTTGTTCTTAACGACCCATGTCATAATCCTACCGGATACTCTTTAACAAAAGAGGAATGGGAAGAAGTTGTTAGAATTTTAAATGCATGTGCAAAGAAAGCACCTGTTATTTTGTTAAATGATATTGCCTATATAGATTATTCTTATGATGTAGATCATTCTAGAGATTATATAAAAACATTTGATGCGTTTAATGAAAATGTATTTGTTGTTATCGCATTTAGCTGCAGCAAGTCTTTAACCTCTTATGGGCTTCGCTGTGGAGCAGCAATCTTAATGGCAAAAACGAAAGAGGCAGTACGCAGTGTAGAAATCGTTTTTGAAAAAGCAGCACGTGCTACCTGGTCTAATATTCCTAATGCCGCCATGGATAATTTTACATTTGTAACAACTGATAATCATAATGCTTATATGAAAGAAAAAGAATTCTATATCAAACTATTAAAAGAAAGAAGTGAAATCTTTGTAGAAGAAGCTAAGGCATGCGGACTTTCCTGCTATCCGTATAAAGAAGGATTCTTTGTAACTGTGAAAATGGAAGATAATAATATAAGAGATGAATTCCATGAAGCCTTGATGCAGAATCATATTTATACTGTAAAAGTAAATAAAGGAATACGTGTTGCGGTTTGCAGTTTAAGTGTTGAAAAATGCAAAGGACTGGCAAAACGCATGGCAGATATTTTAAATAACTTGTCATAA
- a CDS encoding chorismate mutase, which produces MSLLEDARKQINEVDKEIARLFEKRMQAVEDVAHYKQEHALPVLDQGREQEVLDRNVNYIENEKYKDSYLSMMKDMMRISRNYQQSLLHKEVVGYQGVEGAFSSIAAKHLFPHYKKRSYTSFEDVIKAVISGEIEYGVLPVENSYSGEVGEVIDLLMKYEQVYIQQIYDLKISQNLLGIKGAKLEDIQQVYSKDQAISQSKQFLEGRGYELISYPNTAMAAEYVARMQDKTKAAIGAKENAELYGLEVLVENINTSMQNTTRFIVVGRELTMEGNEFSVIFSVPHKAGTLVSAMNIIARQGFNMESILSRAMKDKPWEYYFYAAIDGELKEKKAQKMLKELQDVCESVRVAGTYKKEGK; this is translated from the coding sequence ATGAGTTTGCTGGAAGATGCACGAAAACAAATCAATGAAGTAGATAAGGAAATCGCAAGATTATTTGAAAAACGTATGCAGGCGGTGGAGGATGTAGCACATTATAAACAGGAACATGCTTTGCCTGTTCTTGATCAAGGTCGTGAACAAGAAGTTCTGGATAGAAATGTCAACTATATTGAAAATGAAAAATATAAAGATAGTTATCTTTCCATGATGAAGGATATGATGCGTATTTCCCGCAATTACCAGCAAAGTCTTCTTCATAAAGAAGTAGTTGGTTATCAGGGAGTAGAGGGGGCTTTTTCCAGTATTGCGGCAAAACATCTGTTTCCACATTATAAAAAAAGAAGTTATACTAGTTTTGAAGACGTTATAAAGGCAGTTATTTCCGGGGAAATCGAATATGGTGTTCTTCCTGTAGAAAATTCGTATAGTGGAGAAGTGGGAGAAGTTATTGATCTTTTAATGAAATATGAGCAGGTGTATATTCAACAAATATATGATTTAAAAATCTCTCAAAATTTGTTAGGAATCAAAGGGGCAAAACTAGAGGATATCCAGCAGGTATATTCAAAAGATCAGGCAATTTCACAATCGAAGCAGTTTTTAGAAGGAAGAGGCTATGAATTGATTTCTTATCCAAATACCGCAATGGCTGCAGAATATGTAGCTAGAATGCAGGATAAAACCAAGGCAGCCATAGGCGCAAAAGAAAATGCAGAACTTTATGGCTTGGAAGTACTTGTGGAAAATATCAACACAAGCATGCAGAATACTACACGTTTTATTGTCGTAGGAAGAGAATTAACAATGGAGGGTAATGAGTTTAGTGTTATTTTCTCTGTACCTCATAAGGCTGGGACGTTGGTTTCGGCTATGAATATCATTGCCAGACAGGGATTTAATATGGAAAGTATTTTATCCAGAGCAATGAAAGATAAACCATGGGAATATTACTTTTATGCGGCAATAGATGGAGAGTTAAAAGAAAAAAAAGCACAGAAAATGTTGAAAGAACTGCAGGATGTATGTGAAAGTGTACGTGTAGCAGGAACATATAAGAAAGAGGGTAAGTAA
- a CDS encoding GNAT family N-acetyltransferase, with protein MDFHLLSKDYIVRRLDIHDVDIIYELSCENDIFYKHHSPFVTKESIIEDMEALPPQKSYEDKYYIGFFEENILVAYMDLILAYPAEDIAFIGLFMMSVKYQKKGTGSKIIRDVCSYLKSLGYKKVHLGVDKGNPQSYAFWLKNKFCVIDEDKYILMELVL; from the coding sequence ATGGATTTTCATTTATTATCCAAAGATTATATAGTACGCAGATTAGATATACATGATGTAGATATAATTTATGAACTGAGTTGTGAAAATGATATTTTTTATAAACATCATTCACCATTTGTAACAAAAGAAAGCATAATAGAGGATATGGAGGCTCTACCACCTCAAAAGAGCTATGAGGATAAATACTATATCGGTTTTTTTGAAGAGAATATTTTGGTTGCTTATATGGACTTGATTTTAGCTTATCCTGCAGAAGATATTGCATTTATTGGATTGTTTATGATGAGTGTAAAATATCAAAAGAAAGGAACTGGTTCAAAAATCATAAGGGATGTCTGTAGTTACTTAAAATCATTGGGCTATAAAAAAGTACATCTTGGAGTTGACAAAGGAAATCCTCAAAGTTATGCTTTTTGGTTAAAAAATAAATTTTGTGTGATTGATGAAGATAAGTATATTCTTATGGAATTAGTATTATGA
- the zupT gene encoding zinc transporter ZupT, whose translation MDNSIILAFFVTLLAGLSTGIGSCIAFLTKHTNKRFLSISLGFSAGVMIYVSMIEIFVKSKDLLTLQLGQKMGSFITVVSFFGGMLFIALIDKIIPEEENPHEVKSVEDIDKKSKKLMRMGIVSAIAIGIHNFPEGLATFVSALQDASIAIPIVIAIALHNIPEGIAVSVPIYHATGSKSKAFRYSFLSGLAEPLGAFIGYMLLMPIMNDMVSGILFGFVAGIMVFISFDELLPAAKEYGNHHLSLYGLISGMIVMAVSLLLFL comes from the coding sequence ATGGACAATTCTATTATCTTAGCATTTTTTGTTACATTGCTTGCAGGATTAAGTACAGGGATTGGAAGTTGTATTGCATTTTTAACAAAACATACGAATAAAAGATTTTTATCCATTAGTTTAGGGTTTTCTGCAGGTGTTATGATCTATGTTTCAATGATAGAAATATTTGTAAAATCAAAAGATTTATTAACGCTTCAGCTTGGTCAGAAAATGGGAAGTTTCATAACAGTAGTTTCTTTTTTTGGAGGAATGTTATTTATTGCGTTAATTGATAAAATCATTCCTGAAGAGGAAAATCCACATGAAGTAAAATCGGTTGAGGATATTGATAAAAAGTCAAAGAAGCTTATGCGTATGGGAATTGTTAGCGCGATTGCGATTGGAATACATAATTTTCCTGAAGGATTGGCGACATTTGTATCCGCATTGCAGGATGCCAGCATTGCCATACCAATTGTAATAGCCATAGCACTTCATAATATTCCAGAAGGCATTGCTGTATCTGTTCCTATTTACCATGCGACTGGATCAAAAAGCAAAGCATTTCGCTATTCTTTCTTGTCAGGTCTGGCAGAACCACTGGGAGCTTTTATCGGCTATATGCTTTTAATGCCTATTATGAACGATATGGTTTCTGGAATACTTTTTGGTTTTGTAGCTGGTATCATGGTATTTATATCTTTTGATGAATTGCTTCCAGCCGCAAAAGAATATGGAAATCATCATCTGTCTCTTTATGGTCTAATTTCAGGAATGATCGTTATGGCAGTTAGTTTGTTGCTGTTTTTGTAA